In a genomic window of Bacillus rossius redtenbacheri isolate Brsri chromosome 4 unlocalized genomic scaffold, Brsri_v3 Brsri_v3_scf4_2, whole genome shotgun sequence:
- the LOC134542380 gene encoding D-altritol 5-dehydrogenase-like: MAGSMKAVQWDARSSQLQLQQLPVPAPPDDHVLVKVAYSGICGTDLHVIEGSFPARNNAPVTLGHEFSGVVQAVGSNVTSIKVGDKVSIDPNSGCDKCKVCHDGNYHFCETGGINNTIGLWRDGGWAEFCSAPETQVLKLPDIITLKQACLMEPLSCLCHGLDLVGPMPVGSAILIQGAGIIGNLWACALHHQGHRKVIVSEPSEARRKALHKLDTGYEIVSPGELRQKGRDPGWGVDFVIDCSGHAPAIEEAVSLLSCGGTLCIFGVAPPDARISVSPYHLYKKEIKIVSVNTNPYTSNKAIGLIEAMGDRYLRFDRIGVKTFPLSQFENAIAELRKGGISKAVFEVNKII; this comes from the exons ATGGCGGGCAGCATGAAGGCGGTGCAGTGGGACGCGCGCAGCtcgcagctgcagctgcagcagcTGCCGGTGCCAGCGCCGCCCGACGACCACGTGCTGGTCAAGGTGGCCTACTCGGGCATCTGCGGCACCGACCTGCACGTCATCGAG GGTTCATTCCCGGCCAGGAATAACGCACCTGTGACCTTGGGCCATGAGTTCAGTGGCGTGGTGCAAGCCGTGGGAAGCAATGTCACCAGCATCAAAGTCGGCGACAAGGTTTCGATTGATCCAAACAG CGGCTGCGACAAGTGCAAGGTGTGCCACGACGGGAACTACCACTTCTGCGAGACGGGCGGCATCAACAACACCATCGGGCTGTGGCGCGACGGGGGCTGGGCAGAGTTCTGCTCGGCTCCTGAGACACAGGTCCTCAAACTGCCCGACATCATCACGCTGAAGCAAG CTTGCCTGATGGAGCCCCTGTCGTGCCTGTGTCATGGCTTGGACCTGGTGGGGCCCATGCCGGTGGGGTCCGCTATACTCATCCAGGGGGCGGGCATCATCGGCAACCTGTGGGCCTGCGCGCTGCACCACCAGGGACACAGGAAGGTCATCGTCAGCGAGCCGAGTGAGGCGCGCAGGAAGGCGCTCCACAAGCTAG ACACCGGCTACGAGATCGTCAGTCCGGGCGAGCTGCGGCAAAAGGGGCGCGACCCTGGCTGGGGCGTGGACTTCGTCATCGACTGCAGCGGCCACGCGCCGGCCATAGAGGAGGCCGTCAGCCTGCTCAGCTGCGGCGGGACGCTGTGCATCTTCGGCGTGGCGCCGCCCGACGCCAGGATCAG tgtatcaCCATACCATCTCTACAAGAAGGAAATAAAAATCGTGTCAGTGAATACTAACCCGTATACCAGCAATAAAGCTATTGGACTGATAGAAGCAATGGGTGACAG ATACTTGAGATTCGACCGAATTGGAGTCAAAACATTTCCACTGAGTCAGTTCGAAAATGCCATTGCAGAACTACGCAAAGGTGGAATATCTAAAGCAGTGTTCGAAGTCAACAAAATTATTTGA
- the LOC134542229 gene encoding microsomal glutathione S-transferase 1-like: MGEQPALLTADNPVFSGFVFWSMVLALKMLLLYFLTVRQRFKKKIFISPEDTFFAPSGDGQVRYDDPDIERIRRAHQNDVENIPLFFAVGFLYVLSGPSEAVALNLFRVYAAARIVHTLVYAVVVTRQPVRAVAFFVGLSVTLAMVVLTLVTFHHL, encoded by the exons ATGGGCGAGCAGCCGGCGCTCCTGACCGCCGACAACCCCGTCTTCTCGGGGTTCGTCTTCTGGAGCATGGTGCTGGCGCTCAAGATGCTCCTCCTGTACTTCCTCACCGTCAGGCAGCGGTTCAAGAAGAAG attttcatCAGTCCAGAAGATACATTCTTTGCTCCCAGTGGCGATGGCCAAGTGAGATACGATGATCCGGATATTGAGAGGATTCGAAG GGCCCATCAGAACGATGTGGAGAACATCCCGCTGTTCTTCGCGGTGGGGTTCCTCTACGTGCTGTCGGGCCCCAGCGAGGCGGTCGCCCTGAACCTGTTCCGGGTGTACGCGGCTGCGCGCATCGTGCACACGCTCGTGTACGCCGTTGTGGTGACGCGCCAGCCCGTCCGCGCCGTCGCCTTCTTCGTCGGGCTCTCCGTCACGCTGGCCATGGTCGTGCTCACCCTCGTCACGTTCCATCACTTGTAa